One Macrobrachium rosenbergii isolate ZJJX-2024 chromosome 10, ASM4041242v1, whole genome shotgun sequence DNA window includes the following coding sequences:
- the LOC136842856 gene encoding glucose dehydrogenase [FAD, quinone]-like yields MTFSILRMIPIYLLRILLAAILHDTGSHDYDASNKLAPQYDFIIVGSGAAGGVLASRLSEVPGWKILLLEAGGAPPFESYVPALNLALIGGDADWNRLTTQQKYSLKGFKNNAAPYPLGRVLGGCTTINFMMYVRGNRRDYDNWEALGNPGWGYDVALKYFKKAEDYRGTRNKATRDYHGKGGPLVVDDKRWWAPLLNGFLKAGEQLGYRTIDPNGPDQIGFSVADITHRDGIRGSTAVSYIRPAASRPNLDVAFNAYVTQVLFDNRRRAIGVRFEQNGKLRTVLARREVILSAGAVSSPHILMLSGVGPARHLQEHGIPVLVDLPGVGQNFQDHPSIYGLTWTTSKSASSNFFNLINPGNVLQYVQDKQGPLTTPFGVEGNAWSLAEEGDPHWPDLQYLLISGTPGIDFGIFISDLIGFRRELFNEYFGPLKGKEGFCIGPMLTRAKSRGSITLASSNPKVPPNIDPNYFSHPDDVRTFIRGIKFARKIGNAPGLRVDYGARFHDQPLPGCKHLIVESDEYWACYVAHMATTTYHPAGTCKMAPPSDPSGVLNHRLQVRGTEGLRVVDASMMPLIVSGNLNAPVIMIGERAADLIKEDWGIPITPL; encoded by the exons ATGACTTTCAGCATCCTCCGAATGATCCCTATCTACCTGCTGAGGATCCTCTTGGCCGCCATCTTGCACGACACCGGTTCGCATGACTACGACGCTTCGAACAAGTTGGCTCCCCAGTACGATTTCATAATAG TCGGGTCAGGAGCGGCCGGCGGAGTCTTGGCGTCTCGTCTGTCGGAAGTGCCCGGATGGAAAATTCTCTTGCTGGAGGCCGGAGGGGCGCCGCCTTTCGAGAGCTACGTCCCTGCCCTAAACCTTGCCTTAATCGGAGGGGACGCTGACTGGAATCGCTTGACCACGCAACAGAAATATTCCTTGAAGGGATTCAAGAACAAT GCAGCGCCGTATCCTCTCGGGCGCGTGCTTGGCGGATGCACGACGATCAATTTCATGATGTACGTCCGAGGTAACAGGAGGGATTACGACAACTGGGAGGCGCTGGGCAATCCCGGATGGGGTTATGACGTCGCCCTGAAGTACTTCAAAAAGGCTGAGGATTACCGGGGGACCAGAAATAAAGCCACCA gggactACCATGGAAAAGGAGGACCTCTGGTTGTGGATGACAAGCGATGGTGGGCCCCTCTGCTAAATGGGTTCCTGAAGGCTGGTGAACAGCTGGGTTACAGAACAATTGATCCAAATGGACCAGACCAGATAG GTTTCTCAGTAGCAGACATCACACACAGAGACGGGATACGAGGATCCACAGCAGTTTCGTATATTAGACCTGCAGCCAGTAGGCCAAACTTAGATGTAGCTTTCAATGCCTATGTCACACAG GTCCTGTTTGACAATAGGAGGAGAGCAATTGGGGTCCGCTTTGAGCAAAATGGAAAG CTTCGCACTGTCCTTGCCCGTCGAGAAGTAATTTTATCAGCGGGGGCTGTTTCATCTCCTCATATACTGATGCTATCAGGTGTGGGACCAGCACGTCACCTTCAAGAACACGGG aTCCCAGTTCTTGTAGATCTTCCAGGAGTTGGCCAAAACTTCCAGGACCATCCATCAATCTATGGACTCACTTGGACCACCAGCAAGTCAGCTtcttccaacttctttaaccttATTAATCCAGGAAATGTTTTGCAGTATGTTCAGGACAAGCAAG GTCCCCTCACAACTCCTTTTGGCGTTGAAGGGAATGCTTGGAGTTTAGCTGAAGAAGGTGATCCCCATTGGCCAGACCTTCAATATTTACTAATATCTGGTACCCCAGGCATcgattttggtatttttatttctgatctgATTGGATTCAGGAGAGAG CTTTTTAACGAATATTTTGGGCCTCTAAAAGGTAAAGAAGGATTTTGTATTGGTCCAATGTTAACGCGAGCAAAAAGCAGAGGATCAATTACTTTGGCATCAAGCAATCCTAAGGTTCCCCCTAATATTGATCCCAACTACTTCAGTCATCCTGATGATGTTAGAACTTTTATTAGAG gtaTTAAATTTGCCAGGAAAATCGGTAATGCACCAGGTTTGAGAGTTGACTATGGAGCCAGGTTTCATGATCAG CCTCTGCCGGGATGCAAGCACCTTATCGTTGAATCTGATGAATACTGGGCGTGTTATGTTGCACACATGGCAACCACAACTTACCATCCCGCTGGTACTTGTAAAATGGCACCCCCTTCAGATCCTTCTGGAGTTTTAAATCATCGATTACA gGTACGAGGCACAGAAGGTTTGCGAGTAGTAGATGCTTCAATGATGCCACTGATCGTCTCTGGCAATCTTAACGCTCCAGTGATCATGATAGGGGAGCGTGCAGCTGACCTCATTAAGGAAGACTGGGGTATTCCCATCACTCCTTTATGA